One Nitrospirota bacterium genomic window carries:
- the tuf gene encoding elongation factor Tu (EF-Tu; promotes GTP-dependent binding of aminoacyl-tRNA to the A-site of ribosomes during protein biosynthesis; when the tRNA anticodon matches the mRNA codon, GTP hydrolysis results; the inactive EF-Tu-GDP leaves the ribosome and release of GDP is promoted by elongation factor Ts; many prokaryotes have two copies of the gene encoding EF-Tu), which yields EMVMPGDNVSVTGELISPIAMDQGLRFAVREGGKTVGSGVVTEILA from the coding sequence GAGATGGTCATGCCGGGCGATAATGTGAGTGTGACGGGTGAGCTGATTAGCCCGATTGCGATGGATCAAGGGCTGCGGTTCGCGGTGCGCGAGGGCGGCAAGACTGTCGGTTCTGGCGTCGTCACCGAAATTCTGGCGTAA
- the rpsJ gene encoding 30S ribosomal protein S10, protein MVKVEQRIRIRLRGFDYRVLDQSVAEIVETVRRSGAKIVGPIPLPTRIEKFTVQSATHADKKAREQFEIRTHKRLMDIMDATPETMDSLMKLNLAAGVDVEIKL, encoded by the coding sequence ATGGTTAAGGTTGAACAAAGAATCAGAATTCGGTTGCGCGGGTTTGATTATCGCGTCCTGGACCAGTCTGTGGCGGAAATCGTCGAGACGGTTCGCCGAAGTGGAGCGAAAATCGTCGGACCGATTCCACTCCCTACGCGCATTGAGAAATTTACGGTGCAAAGTGCGACGCATGCGGACAAAAAAGCTCGTGAGCAGTTTGAGATCAGAACGCACAAGCGTTTGATGGACATCATGGATGCGACACCTGAGACCATGGACTCGCTGATGAAGTTGAATTTGGCTGCTGGCGTAGATGTCGAGATTAAGCTTTAA
- the rplC gene encoding 50S ribosomal protein L3, giving the protein MTNGLLGKKLGMTQIFDETRFTPVTVIEAGPCRVVTIKTKERDGYESVQLSFGEVKERKLSKAELGHLKKTDAPATRVLREFQKVGEVEVGQSIKVDIFKKGDWVDVIGISKGKGFQGVVKRHHYAGGPESHGSMFHRHPGSMGASSYPSRVWKGKTLPGHMGAKQITVQRLKVIESRPDENLLFVRGAIPGAANGLIMVRKSKKG; this is encoded by the coding sequence ATGACGAACGGGTTATTGGGTAAAAAGCTGGGGATGACCCAGATATTTGATGAGACGAGGTTCACGCCTGTCACCGTCATCGAAGCTGGTCCTTGCCGAGTGGTAACGATCAAGACGAAAGAGCGCGACGGATATGAGTCGGTTCAGTTGTCTTTTGGTGAGGTGAAGGAGCGCAAGCTCTCGAAGGCTGAGCTGGGACACCTGAAGAAGACGGATGCGCCGGCCACGCGCGTTCTGAGAGAGTTTCAGAAGGTTGGCGAGGTAGAGGTGGGGCAATCCATTAAAGTCGATATCTTTAAAAAAGGCGACTGGGTTGATGTCATCGGGATTTCCAAGGGGAAGGGATTTCAGGGTGTGGTGAAACGGCATCATTATGCCGGTGGTCCTGAATCTCACGGCTCAATGTTCCATCGCCATCCTGGTTCGATGGGCGCGAGTTCGTATCCTTCTCGTGTCTGGAAGGGCAAGACCTTGCCTGGACACATGGGCGCGAAGCAGATTACGGTGCAGCGATTGAAAGTTATTGAATCCAGGCCTGATGAGAACTTGCTGTTTGTTCGGGGGGCGATCCCTGGTGCAGCAAATGGACTGATCATGGTGAGAAAGTCGAAGAAGGGGTAG
- the rplD gene encoding 50S ribosomal protein L4, whose translation MPTVDVVDLKRQKVGSVELPEEVFGCKLHTALVHEAVVMQRACERQGTASTLRRGEVAGSGKKPWKQKHTGRARAGSIRSPVWRHGGSVFGPKPRDYSYSMPKKKYRAALQSALSAKLADGQIVIVSNLSLDQPKTKLLAQVLTNFGPGAYALIVAGEGHPGLAQAAGNLPNVCVVGPEGLNVYDIVRAELILIPERELPRVKEVWS comes from the coding sequence ATGCCCACGGTAGATGTTGTTGATTTGAAGAGACAGAAGGTCGGGTCCGTCGAACTTCCTGAGGAAGTGTTTGGCTGCAAGCTGCACACGGCCTTGGTTCATGAAGCGGTGGTGATGCAGCGTGCGTGCGAACGTCAAGGTACGGCATCGACATTGCGACGTGGCGAAGTGGCGGGATCAGGGAAGAAGCCATGGAAGCAGAAGCATACGGGGCGGGCTCGAGCCGGGTCGATCCGCTCACCTGTATGGCGCCACGGCGGGTCGGTATTTGGTCCGAAGCCGCGTGACTATTCCTATAGCATGCCAAAAAAGAAGTATCGCGCTGCGCTTCAGAGCGCGTTATCTGCCAAGTTGGCAGATGGGCAAATTGTGATTGTGTCGAATCTGTCGTTGGATCAGCCGAAAACGAAGCTGTTGGCTCAAGTGCTGACGAACTTTGGGCCCGGTGCATATGCCTTGATTGTGGCTGGCGAGGGACATCCTGGATTGGCTCAAGCTGCAGGTAATTTACCAAACGTATGTGTTGTGGGTCCTGAGGGATTGAACGTCTACGACATTGTTCGGGCTGAGTTGATTCTGATCCCTGAGCGGGAATTGCCGCGGGTGAAGGAGGTCTGGTCATGA
- a CDS encoding 50S ribosomal protein L23 produces the protein MKAGLHSILLQPLLTEKITAMREANNTVAFLVHPDANRVQIKQAVETLLKVKVERVNVMNVRGKVKRLGRFSGKRSDWKKAFVKLKQGEKLELYESA, from the coding sequence ATGAAGGCGGGTCTCCATAGCATTCTGTTGCAGCCCTTATTGACGGAAAAGATTACGGCCATGCGGGAAGCCAATAATACCGTGGCTTTCCTTGTTCATCCGGATGCCAACCGTGTCCAGATCAAGCAAGCGGTCGAAACGCTCTTGAAGGTAAAAGTTGAGCGGGTGAATGTGATGAACGTGCGCGGGAAGGTGAAGCGTTTAGGGCGTTTCTCTGGCAAGAGATCAGACTGGAAGAAGGCCTTCGTCAAGCTCAAGCAAGGCGAAAAATTGGAGCTCTACGAGAGCGCATAG
- the rplB gene encoding 50S ribosomal protein L2 yields the protein MGIKVFKPRTPGRRGMTAVTTEDLSKKRPEKSLTSFRRSTGARNNEGRTTVRFRGGGHKRLYRKIDFRRDKSGIPGTIAALEYDPNRSARIALVHYKDGEKRYILAPVGLKVGDVVQAGLGTEVRVGNALPLSSMPLGTTIHNIELKPGKGGQLIRSAGGSAQVMGRDGEYIQVRLRSGEMRRILATCMATVGQVGNTDHENVSVGKAGRTRWKGRRPHVRGVVMNPVDHPHGGGEGKSGQGNPHPVSPWGLPTKGYKTRNNKATDKFIISRRK from the coding sequence ATGGGAATCAAAGTATTTAAGCCGAGAACCCCTGGGCGTCGCGGAATGACCGCGGTGACGACCGAGGATCTCTCGAAGAAGCGACCAGAGAAATCGTTGACCTCGTTCCGTCGCAGCACCGGTGCGCGTAACAACGAGGGGCGGACAACCGTACGATTCCGTGGGGGTGGACATAAGCGCCTCTATCGGAAGATCGATTTTCGTCGAGATAAGAGCGGGATTCCTGGCACCATTGCCGCGCTTGAATACGACCCAAATCGTTCAGCTCGTATTGCCTTGGTGCATTACAAGGACGGAGAGAAGCGGTATATTCTGGCACCAGTCGGCTTGAAGGTCGGGGATGTTGTGCAGGCCGGTCTTGGCACTGAGGTTCGCGTTGGAAATGCCTTGCCATTGTCCAGCATGCCATTGGGTACGACGATCCATAATATCGAGTTGAAGCCTGGTAAAGGCGGACAGCTGATTCGTAGTGCGGGCGGTTCCGCTCAGGTTATGGGCCGCGATGGCGAGTATATTCAGGTGCGACTCAGGTCCGGAGAAATGCGTCGGATTCTTGCGACCTGCATGGCGACGGTCGGGCAGGTTGGCAATACGGACCACGAGAATGTTAGTGTTGGCAAGGCCGGTAGGACGAGATGGAAGGGGCGACGCCCTCATGTGCGCGGTGTCGTCATGAATCCTGTCGACCACCCGCATGGTGGCGGTGAAGGAAAGTCTGGACAGGGTAATCCCCATCCGGTCTCCCCATGGGGTCTCCCGACTAAGGGATATAAGACCAGGAACAATAAGGCGACGGATAAGTTCATTATTTCCCGCCGCAAGTAG
- the rpsS gene encoding 30S ribosomal protein S19, translated as MPRSVSKGAFVDDHLLEKVERMNQNKDRKIIKTWSRRSTVIPDMIGHTFAVHNGKKFIPVFVTENMVGHKLGEFAPTRFFKGHGHARTEKSVALK; from the coding sequence ATGCCGAGGTCTGTAAGTAAGGGCGCATTCGTCGACGATCATCTGCTTGAGAAAGTAGAGCGGATGAATCAGAACAAGGATCGGAAGATCATTAAAACCTGGTCACGACGCTCTACCGTCATTCCAGACATGATCGGACATACCTTCGCGGTTCATAACGGGAAGAAGTTTATTCCTGTGTTTGTGACGGAGAACATGGTGGGGCACAAACTCGGTGAGTTTGCTCCGACCAGATTTTTCAAAGGGCATGGGCATGCCAGGACAGAGAAGTCAGTCGCCCTTAAATAG
- the rplV gene encoding 50S ribosomal protein L22 has protein sequence MAEAQAVLKFVRVSPRKARPVIDLIRGQQVPMALALLRNTPRQACKVVEKLLRSAVANAEQKEMGDSDSMVVSRAFVDCGPTLKRFRARSQGRANAIQKRMSHITVVVSTVDVKEKQ, from the coding sequence ATGGCTGAAGCACAAGCAGTTTTAAAATTTGTCCGTGTCTCCCCGAGAAAAGCTCGTCCGGTGATCGACTTGATCCGCGGGCAGCAAGTTCCGATGGCATTGGCTCTCCTCCGCAATACGCCACGCCAGGCCTGTAAGGTCGTCGAAAAGCTTTTGCGGTCTGCCGTCGCCAATGCGGAGCAAAAAGAGATGGGCGACAGTGATTCCATGGTCGTGTCTAGGGCGTTTGTCGATTGCGGACCGACGCTGAAGCGCTTTCGTGCCCGCTCGCAAGGGCGTGCGAATGCCATTCAGAAGCGCATGAGCCATATTACTGTCGTCGTATCGACGGTAGATGTTAAAGAGAAGCAATAG
- the rpsC gene encoding 30S ribosomal protein S3 — MGHKTHPIGYRLGYNVNWSSRWYASKDYAKLLHQDIKIRKMVKQRLFHAGVAKIEIERSGDQTRVIISTARPGIIIGRKGAEVDKLKAELEKMYSGQVYITVKEIKKPELDAQLVCENVATQLEKRVAFRRAMKRSVQSALRLGAQGIKIMVGGRLGGAEIARSEWYREGRVPLHTLRADIDYGFAEAHTTMGQIGIKTWIYKGEVLPLQPVKKESPFERRIG; from the coding sequence ATGGGTCATAAAACACATCCAATCGGGTATCGACTAGGATACAACGTCAACTGGAGCTCTCGATGGTACGCCAGCAAGGACTATGCGAAGCTACTCCATCAGGATATCAAGATTCGGAAAATGGTCAAGCAGCGTCTTTTTCATGCCGGAGTGGCCAAGATCGAGATCGAGCGATCTGGAGACCAGACCCGTGTGATTATTTCTACCGCGCGTCCTGGTATTATCATTGGTCGAAAGGGTGCCGAGGTTGACAAGCTCAAGGCTGAGTTGGAGAAGATGTATTCCGGACAGGTCTACATTACCGTCAAGGAAATTAAGAAGCCTGAGTTGGACGCCCAGCTGGTTTGTGAAAATGTAGCCACTCAGTTAGAGAAGCGTGTGGCCTTCCGCCGGGCGATGAAACGTAGTGTGCAGTCCGCGCTTCGTCTTGGCGCTCAGGGTATCAAAATCATGGTTGGCGGTCGTCTCGGTGGAGCTGAAATTGCGAGATCTGAATGGTACCGCGAGGGCCGTGTGCCGCTTCATACGCTCAGGGCTGACATCGATTACGGCTTCGCCGAAGCTCACACGACGATGGGGCAGATCGGGATCAAGACTTGGATCTACAAGGGTGAAGTCCTTCCGCTACAGCCTGTTAAAAAAGAATCGCCATTTGAACGCAGAATTGGCTAA
- the rplP gene encoding 50S ribosomal protein L16: MLAPKKVKFRKMMKGRMNGKAYRGGQITLGEFGLKALEPGWITSRQIEAARIAITRCVKRGGQVWTRIFPDKPITKKPAETRMGKGKGNPEYWVAVVKPGRIMYEMDGVTPEVAKEAFRLASHKLPIATKYVVRGEF; this comes from the coding sequence GTGTTAGCACCAAAGAAAGTTAAGTTTCGCAAAATGATGAAGGGGCGTATGAACGGCAAGGCCTATCGTGGCGGCCAGATTACGCTTGGAGAGTTCGGATTGAAGGCGCTCGAACCGGGCTGGATCACCAGTCGGCAGATTGAGGCAGCGCGTATCGCGATCACTCGTTGCGTGAAGCGCGGTGGTCAGGTCTGGACGAGAATATTCCCAGATAAGCCGATTACCAAGAAGCCGGCTGAAACTCGAATGGGTAAGGGAAAGGGTAATCCGGAGTATTGGGTTGCCGTCGTAAAGCCAGGCAGAATTATGTATGAGATGGACGGTGTGACGCCTGAAGTTGCCAAGGAGGCCTTCCGCTTGGCTTCTCATAAGTTGCCAATTGCCACGAAATACGTTGTTCGCGGCGAGTTTTAA
- the rpmC gene encoding 50S ribosomal protein L29 produces the protein MDLKELRQLSAPELAEKSQQLTQELFNLRFQMGTGRLENPMQLRKTKRSIAQVKTIQRELAQVESTSTTAKGA, from the coding sequence ATGGATCTGAAGGAATTACGTCAACTATCGGCACCTGAGCTTGCGGAGAAGTCGCAGCAGCTTACACAGGAGCTTTTTAATCTTCGTTTTCAAATGGGCACCGGGCGGTTAGAGAACCCCATGCAACTGCGAAAGACAAAGCGGTCCATCGCGCAGGTCAAGACGATTCAGCGTGAGCTCGCGCAGGTCGAATCAACTTCTACCACGGCGAAAGGGGCCTGA
- the rpsQ gene encoding 30S ribosomal protein S17, whose amino-acid sequence MAESANKRREWVGRVVSNKMDKTVVVEIERSVIHPLYRKVLRRVTKFKAHDEANACKVGDRVRMVETRPISKDKHMRVIEVVEKGQGS is encoded by the coding sequence ATGGCGGAGTCAGCAAACAAGCGGCGCGAGTGGGTTGGCCGTGTGGTCAGTAATAAAATGGACAAGACCGTCGTAGTCGAGATCGAACGGTCGGTCATACACCCGCTCTATCGAAAGGTACTGCGTCGGGTCACGAAATTCAAGGCCCACGATGAAGCGAACGCATGTAAGGTCGGCGACCGTGTACGCATGGTTGAGACGCGTCCAATCAGTAAAGATAAACATATGCGTGTGATCGAGGTCGTGGAAAAGGGACAGGGAAGCTAG
- the rplN gene encoding 50S ribosomal protein L14, producing the protein MIQSYTYMDVADNSGAKQAMCFHVLGGTRRRYASLGDIVVVAVKEAIPAATVKKGDVSRAVVVRTTKEVRREDGSYIKFDRNACVLINKDGDPVGTRIFGPIARELRWKKFMKIISLAPEVL; encoded by the coding sequence ATGATTCAAAGTTATACATACATGGACGTGGCCGACAACTCTGGCGCGAAGCAGGCCATGTGTTTTCATGTGCTCGGTGGCACCAGGCGCCGATATGCGTCTCTCGGAGACATTGTCGTGGTGGCGGTCAAGGAGGCCATCCCTGCGGCAACGGTGAAGAAGGGCGATGTCAGCCGCGCGGTGGTCGTCAGGACGACGAAGGAAGTGCGCCGTGAGGATGGTTCCTATATCAAGTTCGATCGGAATGCCTGCGTACTGATCAATAAAGATGGGGATCCGGTTGGCACGCGTATTTTCGGGCCGATTGCGCGTGAGCTGCGCTGGAAGAAGTTCATGAAGATTATTTCTCTTGCTCCTGAAGTGCTTTAA
- the rplX gene encoding 50S ribosomal protein L24 codes for MNKQALAKSRIRKGDVVVVISGRDRGKSGKVLSVDPGVGKVVVEKLNMIKRHTKPNQKVKQGGILEREAPLAISNVMYLCPVTQKPTRLGVRTLEDGKRVRFSKKSNDSVE; via the coding sequence ATGAATAAGCAGGCGTTGGCAAAAAGTCGAATTCGTAAGGGCGATGTGGTCGTCGTGATCTCTGGACGCGACCGTGGCAAGTCCGGCAAGGTGCTCTCGGTTGATCCGGGAGTGGGTAAGGTCGTGGTCGAGAAGTTGAATATGATCAAGCGCCACACCAAACCGAATCAGAAAGTCAAGCAAGGTGGCATTCTCGAACGGGAAGCGCCTCTTGCGATCTCCAATGTGATGTACCTGTGTCCTGTGACACAGAAACCAACCCGACTGGGCGTGCGTACGCTCGAAGATGGCAAGCGGGTCCGGTTCAGCAAAAAATCGAACGACTCAGTCGAGTAG
- the rplE gene encoding 50S ribosomal protein L5, whose amino-acid sequence MDEASEESKFNPRMREAYLQKVVPALMKEFGYKNIMQVPKVERIVLNVGMGEAIQNVKLLESAAAELGLITGQKALITKAKKAIATFKLRQGMPIGTKVTLRSRRMWEFLDRLITLSLPRIRDFRGISPKSFDGRGNYTLGLKEQLIFPEIQYDEVASIHGMDITIVTTAKTNDEGRALLKHLGMPFRT is encoded by the coding sequence ATGGACGAGGCCAGCGAGGAATCCAAGTTTAATCCGCGAATGCGCGAGGCGTACTTGCAGAAAGTTGTACCCGCACTCATGAAAGAGTTCGGTTACAAAAATATCATGCAGGTGCCGAAGGTTGAACGGATTGTGCTGAACGTCGGAATGGGTGAGGCCATTCAGAACGTGAAGCTCTTGGAGAGTGCCGCTGCAGAGCTAGGCTTGATCACCGGTCAGAAGGCTCTTATTACGAAGGCGAAGAAAGCCATTGCGACTTTCAAGCTGCGCCAGGGTATGCCAATCGGCACCAAGGTGACGCTGCGGAGCCGACGCATGTGGGAGTTTCTTGATCGCCTCATCACCCTGTCGTTGCCAAGAATCAGGGATTTTAGGGGTATCTCGCCAAAGTCTTTTGACGGACGAGGCAATTACACTCTTGGGCTGAAAGAACAGCTCATTTTCCCTGAGATTCAGTATGACGAGGTCGCGTCGATCCATGGGATGGACATCACGATCGTCACGACCGCCAAGACGAATGACGAAGGTCGGGCACTATTGAAGCATTTGGGGATGCCATTCCGGACGTAA
- a CDS encoding type Z 30S ribosomal protein S14 — MSRLALRNKSSVKAKFPVRDYHRCGICGRVRGFLRRFSMCRICFRLLSLKGEIPGVRKSSW; from the coding sequence GTGTCGAGATTAGCGCTAAGAAATAAATCGTCCGTCAAGGCGAAATTCCCCGTCAGGGACTATCACCGGTGCGGGATCTGCGGCCGCGTACGAGGGTTTTTGCGCCGGTTTAGCATGTGCAGAATTTGTTTTCGATTACTGAGCCTGAAGGGTGAGATTCCTGGGGTTCGGAAGTCGAGTTGGTAG
- the rpsH gene encoding 30S ribosomal protein S8, with protein MVTDPISDLLVRIQNGLRRRHESVSMPSSRLKRELLRVLQNEGYIQSVQADMADGHPVLKVQLRYVDEVPVVTGMQRVSKPGRRVYVGIKDIPRVKNGIGVAILSTSKGLMTDQESRRAGLGGEVLCSVW; from the coding sequence ATGGTTACAGATCCCATTAGCGATCTATTGGTAAGAATTCAAAACGGACTTCGGCGTCGGCACGAGTCTGTGAGTATGCCGTCCTCCCGCCTCAAGCGAGAGCTTCTTCGGGTGCTCCAGAATGAGGGCTATATTCAGAGCGTCCAGGCGGATATGGCGGATGGCCATCCTGTCCTGAAGGTGCAGTTGCGATATGTGGATGAAGTGCCAGTTGTCACCGGTATGCAACGAGTCAGCAAGCCTGGTCGCCGTGTCTACGTGGGAATCAAGGATATTCCACGAGTCAAGAATGGCATCGGTGTGGCCATCTTGTCGACATCCAAGGGGTTGATGACGGATCAGGAGTCTCGCCGCGCAGGTCTTGGCGGTGAAGTATTGTGCTCGGTGTGGTAA
- the rplF gene encoding 50S ribosomal protein L6: protein MSRIGMKPIQIPAGVDVKVAGPVISVKGPLGKLDWSLSPGLGVTITDGVLTVNRQNEDRHVRAMHGLTRAELSNIVQGVTKGYERNLEITGVGYKVAVQGRTMSFNVGYINPVTYPIPVGIDVKVDKQTLINVKGTDKRLVGQVAANLRAIKPPDVYKQKGVRYAGEVLRKKAGKTGK from the coding sequence ATGTCACGCATAGGAATGAAACCAATCCAGATTCCAGCAGGAGTGGATGTTAAAGTTGCTGGCCCTGTTATCTCCGTCAAGGGGCCACTCGGGAAGCTCGATTGGTCGTTGTCTCCAGGTCTTGGGGTCACGATTACGGACGGAGTGCTTACGGTCAATCGCCAGAACGAGGATCGGCATGTCCGTGCGATGCATGGGCTGACCCGCGCAGAGCTAAGTAACATCGTCCAGGGTGTGACAAAGGGTTACGAGCGTAATCTGGAAATCACAGGAGTCGGTTACAAGGTCGCCGTGCAGGGACGGACGATGAGCTTTAACGTCGGCTATATCAATCCGGTCACCTATCCGATTCCCGTTGGCATCGATGTGAAGGTGGATAAGCAGACGCTGATCAATGTGAAGGGAACCGATAAGCGATTGGTGGGCCAGGTTGCTGCAAATTTGAGAGCGATCAAGCCGCCAGACGTCTATAAGCAAAAGGGCGTTCGCTATGCCGGGGAAGTGTTACGTAAGAAGGCTGGAAAGACAGGGAAGTAA
- the rplR gene encoding 50S ribosomal protein L18, whose product MNSADKADQLTRRKQRVRKRVVGTAERPRLNVFRSSSHIYAQIIDDLKGATLAAASSLDKSLRTSVKSTGSIDGAKAVGKLLAERAKAAKVQAVVFDRGGRMYHGRVKALAEASREGGLQF is encoded by the coding sequence ATGAATAGTGCAGATAAAGCAGATCAGTTAACACGTCGGAAGCAGCGGGTGCGCAAACGTGTCGTGGGAACGGCCGAGAGGCCTCGTCTCAACGTATTTCGTAGTAGCTCACATATCTATGCCCAGATTATTGACGATCTTAAGGGTGCCACATTAGCCGCGGCATCTTCCTTGGATAAGTCTCTGCGCACGTCGGTGAAATCTACCGGCAGCATTGATGGGGCAAAAGCCGTTGGAAAGTTGTTGGCTGAACGGGCGAAAGCTGCCAAGGTTCAGGCAGTGGTGTTCGACCGTGGTGGTCGAATGTACCATGGGCGTGTGAAAGCATTGGCTGAAGCATCGCGCGAAGGCGGTCTGCAGTTTTAG
- the rpsE gene encoding 30S ribosomal protein S5: MRVNPDELSLKDKVVFINRVAKVVKGGKRFNFCALVVVGDGQGWVGIGKGKAAEVPVAIAKAVEQAKKNLVHVALTSGTIAHEVHGLFGAEHVLLKPAKKGTGIIAGGAVRAVVEVVGVHNVIAKTLGRGNPFNVVRATLDGLCQLRNAEDVLKLRRGAVSDAQNRVSA, translated from the coding sequence GTGCGAGTTAATCCAGATGAATTAAGCCTGAAAGATAAAGTCGTCTTTATCAACCGCGTCGCGAAAGTCGTTAAGGGTGGAAAGCGATTTAACTTTTGCGCGCTGGTTGTTGTCGGAGATGGACAGGGGTGGGTCGGCATCGGGAAAGGGAAAGCTGCTGAAGTGCCTGTCGCGATTGCGAAGGCGGTTGAGCAGGCTAAGAAGAACCTGGTGCATGTCGCCCTGACGTCTGGAACGATCGCGCATGAGGTGCATGGGCTCTTCGGCGCCGAACATGTTCTCTTGAAGCCCGCGAAGAAGGGGACGGGGATCATTGCCGGTGGCGCAGTCAGAGCGGTAGTTGAGGTCGTCGGTGTGCATAACGTCATCGCTAAGACGCTTGGCCGCGGAAATCCATTTAATGTGGTTCGTGCCACCCTCGACGGCCTCTGTCAGCTGAGAAATGCTGAAGACGTGTTGAAGTTGCGCCGAGGTGCGGTGAGTGATGCACAGAATAGAGTGAGTGCCTAA
- the rpmD gene encoding 50S ribosomal protein L30, whose protein sequence is MPTPKIPKITKKGFVITLRRSPIGTPQKHRLVLSGLGLRKIRQTVTRPNTPQVRGMIDKVGYLLEVQPQ, encoded by the coding sequence ATGCCTACACCGAAGATTCCCAAGATCACGAAAAAAGGGTTTGTGATTACCTTGCGGCGAAGCCCAATTGGCACACCGCAAAAGCATCGACTTGTGTTGAGCGGCCTCGGTTTGAGGAAGATTAGACAGACCGTTACTCGTCCCAATACGCCACAAGTACGAGGGATGATTGACAAAGTTGGATATCTATTGGAAGTGCAGCCACAATGA
- the rplO gene encoding 50S ribosomal protein L15 produces the protein MNLHELGPAKGSRKKRKRIGRGPGSGHGKTAGKGHKGLLARSGGRGRQAVGFEGGQMSLIRRVPKHGFTNIFRKEFSIVNLKSLSEMTVVGTITPQALVDAGLVKRKSLPIKILGNGDLTKAIVVQAHKFSKSAEAKIQAAGGRVEVIPGV, from the coding sequence ATGAACTTACATGAGCTCGGTCCTGCAAAAGGATCCAGGAAAAAACGCAAGCGCATTGGACGTGGTCCAGGTTCAGGTCATGGGAAAACGGCGGGTAAAGGCCATAAGGGTCTGTTAGCCAGGTCTGGCGGTCGCGGTCGGCAAGCAGTTGGGTTTGAGGGCGGTCAGATGTCCTTGATTCGACGGGTGCCGAAGCATGGCTTTACCAACATCTTCCGTAAAGAGTTTTCAATTGTGAACCTCAAGAGCTTGAGTGAGATGACGGTGGTCGGCACCATCACGCCGCAGGCGCTGGTTGATGCCGGCTTGGTCAAGCGTAAGTCGTTGCCAATCAAGATTCTTGGGAACGGTGACCTTACGAAAGCGATTGTCGTGCAGGCGCATAAGTTCAGTAAGTCCGCAGAGGCAAAGATTCAAGCAGCTGGAGGGAGAGTCGAGGTCATCCCCGGTGTTTGA